One genomic region from Phycisphaeraceae bacterium encodes:
- a CDS encoding GH3 auxin-responsive promoter family protein gives MSTDASAGGPGLRWTSLVGAGLSARVAWRSRLLANTDSWQRHTARLQVAQLRGLLVEARGTEFGRACGFARLAAIADDAELLAAYRSAVPLADWHAFAPAIERMRLGAEPDVLWPGLVRHFAQTSGTTAGDKFIPVSDAMLRSNARSALDIFAYMRHRGLDLARLAAGRFLFLGGSSALSVSEAGIATGDLSGIVTPMIRWPISAIYSPGPEIALNSHWPSKIEAMARLAVDQDIRFISGMPSWALVLMGRVLELAAERGQRASCIRDVWPNLSIFVHGGVNYAPFASRINAVVSGDAGVDLPHRLELYPASEGFIAMQDVAGDPGLRLQADVGNFIEFVPLEAIDAAGAPAFAAHEVEFGQRYVVVLSTCAGLYRYILGDVVEFDDIPAGLNGTGGTGPARLRIVGRHRHFINAFGENIIVEHIERAVAAAAEQTGLAIGEFTAGPVYPAPGRVAGLELVLEAEADGEVITRFGQAFDAALKDQNVDYTTKRTGDLGMGPPTLSVVPPGSFHRWMASRGKLGGQHKCPRCANHRSIIEGVLETASAGT, from the coding sequence ATGAGCACTGACGCATCGGCCGGCGGACCGGGCCTGCGCTGGACATCGCTCGTGGGGGCGGGGTTGTCGGCACGGGTGGCATGGCGCTCGCGCCTGCTTGCCAACACAGACTCCTGGCAGCGGCACACGGCGCGGCTTCAGGTGGCCCAGTTGCGCGGGCTGCTGGTTGAGGCACGTGGGACCGAGTTTGGCCGAGCCTGCGGCTTTGCGCGTCTGGCTGCAATAGCGGACGACGCCGAACTGCTGGCAGCCTACCGCTCGGCGGTGCCGCTGGCCGACTGGCATGCCTTTGCCCCGGCGATCGAGCGAATGCGGCTGGGGGCCGAGCCTGATGTGCTGTGGCCCGGGCTGGTGCGTCACTTTGCCCAGACCAGCGGCACGACGGCTGGCGACAAGTTCATCCCGGTCTCGGACGCGATGTTGCGTTCCAACGCCCGCTCGGCACTGGACATCTTCGCGTACATGCGTCATCGCGGGCTGGATCTGGCACGGCTGGCGGCGGGTCGCTTCCTGTTCCTCGGAGGCTCGAGCGCGTTGTCGGTGTCGGAAGCGGGCATTGCCACGGGGGACCTGTCCGGGATTGTCACGCCGATGATCCGCTGGCCGATCTCGGCCATCTATTCGCCGGGGCCCGAGATTGCACTGAACAGTCACTGGCCGTCGAAGATCGAGGCCATGGCCCGGCTGGCTGTGGACCAGGACATCCGTTTCATCAGCGGCATGCCCAGCTGGGCGCTGGTGCTGATGGGGCGTGTGCTCGAGCTGGCGGCCGAGCGGGGGCAGCGGGCGTCGTGCATCCGCGACGTGTGGCCCAATCTGTCGATCTTCGTCCACGGCGGGGTGAACTACGCGCCGTTTGCCTCCCGCATCAACGCGGTGGTAAGCGGCGATGCGGGCGTTGATCTCCCCCACCGGCTCGAGCTGTACCCGGCCAGCGAGGGGTTCATCGCGATGCAGGATGTCGCGGGCGATCCCGGGCTGCGGTTGCAGGCCGACGTGGGCAACTTCATCGAGTTCGTGCCCCTCGAGGCCATCGACGCGGCTGGTGCACCCGCGTTTGCAGCCCATGAGGTCGAGTTCGGGCAGCGGTATGTTGTTGTGCTGAGCACATGCGCCGGGCTGTACCGCTACATTCTGGGCGATGTGGTGGAGTTTGACGACATTCCGGCCGGGCTCAACGGGACAGGCGGCACGGGCCCGGCGCGGTTGCGCATCGTGGGCCGTCACCGGCACTTCATCAACGCCTTCGGCGAGAACATCATCGTCGAGCACATCGAGCGGGCGGTAGCGGCGGCGGCCGAGCAGACGGGCCTGGCTATCGGCGAGTTCACGGCCGGACCGGTGTATCCGGCTCCGGGACGGGTGGCCGGGCTGGAACTGGTGCTCGAGGCCGAGGCGGACGGGGAGGTCATCACGCGGTTCGGCCAGGCCTTCGACGCGGCCCTCAAGGACCAGAACGTCGATTACACGACCAAGCGGACGGGGGATCTGGGCATGGGTCCGCCGACGCTGAGCGTGGTGCCGCCGGGCTCGTTTCACCGCTGGATGGCGTCGCGCGGCAAACTGGGCGGCCAGCATAAGTGCCCGCGGTGCGCCAACCACCGCTCGATCATCGAAGGGGTGCTGGAGACGGCGAGTGCGGGAACCTGA
- a CDS encoding DinB family protein has translation MSTSPGVAQQAAAVLAQCSGFIEILPDAVYIAPSSTIKGGSIGTHVRHTLDHFRALLDGHARGEAVLYDQRARGVPVETNRAEALDAAERLLEAIVALDAAALEAPVRVQIMLAADGTTAELGSTLGRELAFASHHAIHHCAMMNAIALEHGQQAQDGFGKAPSTLCHQVLSSGHQGQTPALATPAHDLQAQPPGLSAHLSLTEYKTTNPQTSPAR, from the coding sequence ATGTCCACTTCCCCCGGCGTGGCCCAGCAGGCAGCCGCCGTGCTGGCCCAATGCAGCGGTTTCATCGAGATTCTGCCCGACGCGGTGTACATCGCCCCGTCGAGCACGATCAAGGGAGGCAGCATCGGCACCCACGTCCGCCACACGCTCGACCACTTCCGCGCCCTGCTCGACGGGCACGCTCGCGGCGAGGCTGTGCTGTACGACCAGCGGGCTCGGGGTGTCCCAGTCGAGACGAACCGGGCCGAGGCGCTCGACGCGGCCGAGCGGCTGCTTGAGGCCATCGTCGCGCTTGACGCGGCGGCGCTCGAGGCGCCGGTGCGCGTGCAGATCATGCTGGCCGCCGACGGCACGACCGCCGAACTGGGCTCGACGCTGGGGCGCGAACTGGCCTTTGCCAGCCACCACGCGATCCACCACTGCGCGATGATGAACGCCATCGCGCTCGAGCACGGCCAGCAGGCGCAAGACGGCTTCGGCAAGGCGCCCAGCACGCTCTGCCATCAGGTTCTGTCGAGCGGCCATCAGGGCCAAACCCCCGCTCTTGCGACCCCGGCTCATGACCTTCAAGCCCAGCCGCCCGGCTTGTCGGCCCACCTGTCGCTGACTGAGTACAAGACCACCAACCCCCAAACCTCCCCGGCCCGCTAG
- a CDS encoding NRDE family protein, producing the protein MCTVSIIPISGGVRLVTNRDEKRVRPEAEFPRHFGPGDLAVGPLDTAAGGTWVAARPGLILCLLNMKTATPPPPPEPSLALSRGTIIPDLIGAEGIDEAYETLARLDLPRMLPFRLLGVEVGPNHTRTAIARWDGAALEAPMDAVASPPLALASSGLGDALVQRRLPQFAAMLEASGPTPAMQDAFHRFRWPEADHTSVLMSRPDARTVSITEALVTARSATMHYRVVRDGGVIEEASTASAANHPRSAGAAPRGVAGPLH; encoded by the coding sequence GTGTGTACCGTCTCCATCATCCCGATTTCCGGCGGCGTGCGGCTGGTGACCAACCGCGACGAGAAGAGAGTGCGCCCCGAGGCCGAGTTCCCGCGCCATTTCGGGCCGGGGGACCTGGCCGTCGGCCCTCTCGATACAGCCGCGGGCGGGACATGGGTGGCAGCCCGACCCGGCCTGATCTTGTGCCTGCTGAACATGAAGACCGCGACTCCGCCTCCGCCGCCCGAGCCGTCGCTCGCGCTGTCGCGCGGAACGATCATCCCCGACCTGATCGGGGCCGAAGGGATCGACGAGGCGTACGAGACGCTCGCCAGACTGGACCTGCCGCGCATGCTGCCGTTTCGCTTGCTCGGCGTCGAGGTCGGGCCAAATCACACACGGACCGCGATCGCCCGCTGGGACGGCGCTGCGCTCGAGGCCCCCATGGACGCTGTCGCCAGCCCGCCGCTGGCGCTGGCCAGTTCGGGCCTGGGCGACGCGCTGGTGCAGAGGAGACTCCCGCAGTTTGCCGCGATGCTCGAAGCATCGGGCCCGACCCCGGCGATGCAGGACGCCTTCCACAGGTTCCGGTGGCCCGAGGCCGACCACACCAGCGTGCTCATGAGCCGACCCGACGCGCGGACCGTAAGCATCACCGAAGCCCTCGTGACAGCCCGCAGCGCGACCATGCACTACCGCGTGGTGCGCGACGGGGGCGTGATCGAAGAAGCCTCAACGGCCAGCGCGGCCAACCATCCACGCAGCGCGGGCGCGGCTCCACGCGGCGTGGCCGGGCCGCTACACTAA
- a CDS encoding NADH-quinone oxidoreductase subunit H, giving the protein MDSLVASIQATVTSQLFVSVHVMLIVVHVMLLTVAYLIYLERKISAYIQDRLGPNRVGFDFGIPQLAFLKGKLGLGQPLADGLKFLLKEDYAPAGVDRVLFSLAPIMIIVPALIGFMVIPWGGMWAMGGPWDLPLVGTIGGETVHVVGAHVHVGVIYILAVASVGVYGVTLGGWASNSKYSFIGGLRATAQMISYEIPMGLALLAVLLLTGAVMPEAIIGYQVDNGWLIIAQPLACVIFFMCILAEANRAPFDNAEAEQELVGGYHTEYSSMRFALFFLAEYSHMITGSALFALLFLGGYHLPFVSLTSPEATSLLAVGVKFVVFFGKVVLLICFQMVIRWTLPRLRYDQVMMLGWQTLIPIALAIVVVTSIMVHLGFTGTPAMVIANIVLIVIVLVLQPVMRAWLGNPTINRRIPMYGSRFNPVPGQSVETRPSDPMALEDRPVQGTSPMVQ; this is encoded by the coding sequence ATGGACAGTCTTGTTGCCTCCATTCAAGCGACCGTGACCAGCCAGCTGTTCGTCAGCGTCCACGTCATGCTCATCGTGGTGCACGTGATGCTGCTCACGGTGGCCTACCTGATCTACCTTGAACGCAAGATCTCGGCCTACATCCAGGACCGGCTGGGGCCCAACCGCGTGGGCTTTGACTTCGGGATCCCGCAGCTGGCGTTCCTCAAGGGCAAGTTGGGCCTGGGCCAGCCGCTGGCCGACGGGCTCAAGTTCCTGCTGAAGGAAGACTACGCCCCGGCGGGCGTCGATCGCGTGCTGTTCTCGCTCGCGCCCATCATGATCATCGTGCCGGCCCTGATCGGGTTCATGGTGATCCCGTGGGGGGGCATGTGGGCCATGGGCGGGCCGTGGGATTTGCCGCTGGTGGGGACGATCGGCGGCGAGACGGTGCACGTTGTCGGCGCCCATGTGCACGTGGGCGTGATCTATATTCTCGCGGTCGCGTCGGTCGGGGTGTATGGCGTGACGCTGGGTGGCTGGGCCAGCAACAGCAAGTATTCGTTCATCGGTGGGCTGCGCGCCACCGCCCAGATGATCAGTTACGAGATCCCGATGGGCCTGGCGCTGCTGGCCGTGCTGCTGCTGACCGGGGCGGTGATGCCCGAAGCCATCATCGGGTATCAGGTTGACAACGGGTGGCTCATCATCGCCCAGCCGCTGGCGTGCGTGATCTTCTTCATGTGCATCCTGGCCGAGGCCAACCGCGCGCCGTTCGACAACGCCGAGGCCGAGCAGGAACTGGTGGGCGGGTATCACACCGAGTATTCCTCGATGCGCTTCGCGCTGTTCTTCCTGGCCGAGTACAGCCACATGATCACGGGCAGCGCGCTCTTCGCCCTGCTGTTCCTGGGCGGCTATCACCTGCCGTTCGTGAGCCTGACCAGCCCCGAGGCCACGAGCCTGCTGGCGGTGGGAGTCAAGTTCGTCGTGTTCTTCGGCAAGGTCGTGCTGCTGATCTGCTTCCAGATGGTCATCCGCTGGACACTCCCGAGGCTGCGCTACGACCAGGTCATGATGCTCGGCTGGCAGACGCTGATCCCCATCGCACTGGCCATCGTGGTCGTGACGAGCATCATGGTGCACCTCGGTTTCACGGGCACGCCGGCGATGGTCATCGCCAACATCGTGCTGATCGTTATCGTGCTCGTGCTCCAGCCGGTGATGCGGGCCTGGCTGGGCAATCCGACGATCAACCGCCGCATCCCGATGTACGGCTCGAGGTTCAACCCCGTGCCGGGCCAGAGCGTGGAGACGCGCCCCAGCGACCCGATGGCCCTCGAAGACCGCCCGGTGCAGGGCACCAGCCCGATGGTGCAATGA
- a CDS encoding prepilin-type N-terminal cleavage/methylation domain-containing protein translates to MTRLTWFTRKAFTLIELLVVIAIIALVIAILLPALASARSTAQAAVCMTQMRSLGQFTALYADANRERMPRSQHSAFAHRVAPWGYAYFEFITGDSYSSTTSREAWLEVFNSHYRCPLDRRLDRWSYGYNVYYELTQAETLSRTWNRRCTVPFPSSTVLFGELAIGGADHAMAHFWTQFGTPPEIDAQRHGRATGVVFLDGHAASLPFESVFDRVTGINCFNPERAQLGHQ, encoded by the coding sequence ATGACTCGTCTCACTTGGTTCACACGAAAAGCATTCACGCTTATCGAACTTCTGGTGGTCATTGCCATCATTGCTCTGGTCATCGCGATCCTGCTGCCCGCGCTCGCTAGCGCACGCAGCACCGCCCAGGCAGCTGTCTGCATGACGCAGATGCGATCGCTCGGTCAGTTCACTGCTCTGTATGCCGATGCCAACCGCGAACGCATGCCACGAAGCCAGCACTCTGCATTCGCACACCGTGTTGCGCCCTGGGGCTATGCCTACTTCGAGTTCATCACCGGAGACTCCTATTCCAGCACAACTTCGCGCGAGGCATGGCTCGAAGTTTTCAACTCGCACTACCGCTGCCCTCTTGATCGCCGGCTCGACAGGTGGAGTTATGGCTACAACGTCTATTACGAACTGACGCAGGCTGAAACTCTCAGCCGGACGTGGAATAGACGTTGCACCGTGCCCTTCCCATCGAGCACAGTTCTCTTCGGCGAACTCGCCATTGGAGGCGCCGATCATGCCATGGCGCACTTCTGGACCCAGTTCGGCACACCGCCCGAAATCGACGCACAGCGGCACGGCCGTGCAACTGGTGTTGTGTTTCTCGACGGACACGCCGCCAGTCTTCCGTTTGAATCCGTCTTCGATCGTGTTACAGGAATCAACTGTTTCAACCCTGAAAGGGCCCAACTGGGCCATCAGTAG
- a CDS encoding Gfo/Idh/MocA family oxidoreductase, giving the protein MERIRIGIIGTGGFANWHAERYTAIAGVNLEACMDLDAARADAFAAKHGFARAVDSVEEVLAACDAVSITTPEASHADLVLRALAAGRHVLCEKPLTVTLDEARTVAAAARRTGVVHMTNFSKRNAAAVVKAIELAESGALGDIRYAHASYFQSWVATPCWGHWTEPQWLWRLAKPASGEGGALTDIGSHMLDLLSALTGPLSSLRCSLASMPKMLDGAPVTEFKGRHLDANDTAIIEVRFTNPAGAPGVGVVQLTRWATAVENQERLEVFGTRGALRLDLAANPLVLHVSLGEDAQASRWTTLELPETPDTCRRFIDAIRAHHPAACDLVRGAVVQSYLDACERAAHSGTWESPAEI; this is encoded by the coding sequence ATGGAGCGCATCCGCATAGGGATCATCGGTACTGGGGGCTTTGCCAACTGGCATGCCGAGCGTTACACCGCCATCGCAGGCGTCAATCTTGAAGCCTGCATGGACCTCGATGCGGCGCGGGCCGACGCCTTTGCAGCCAAACACGGCTTTGCGCGTGCGGTCGACAGCGTCGAAGAGGTGCTCGCCGCATGCGACGCCGTGTCGATCACCACACCCGAGGCCTCGCACGCCGATCTCGTGCTCCGGGCTCTGGCTGCGGGCAGGCATGTCCTCTGCGAGAAGCCCCTGACCGTGACGCTCGACGAAGCACGCACGGTGGCCGCAGCGGCGCGCCGGACCGGAGTTGTCCACATGACCAACTTCTCCAAGCGCAACGCGGCAGCGGTCGTCAAAGCCATCGAACTCGCCGAGTCGGGCGCTTTGGGCGACATCCGCTACGCCCATGCGAGTTACTTCCAGTCCTGGGTGGCTACGCCCTGCTGGGGGCACTGGACCGAGCCGCAGTGGCTCTGGAGGCTTGCCAAGCCCGCCAGCGGCGAAGGTGGCGCGCTTACCGACATCGGCAGCCACATGCTCGATCTGCTTTCGGCTCTGACCGGGCCGCTTTCGAGCCTGCGCTGCTCACTGGCCTCGATGCCCAAAATGCTCGATGGCGCTCCCGTGACGGAGTTCAAGGGGCGTCATCTTGACGCCAACGACACCGCCATCATCGAGGTCCGCTTTACGAATCCCGCTGGCGCGCCCGGCGTGGGCGTGGTGCAACTGACGCGCTGGGCCACCGCGGTCGAGAATCAGGAGCGCCTCGAAGTCTTCGGCACGCGGGGCGCTCTGCGGCTCGATCTGGCGGCCAACCCGCTGGTCCTGCATGTCAGCCTCGGCGAGGACGCTCAGGCCTCGCGCTGGACCACGCTGGAACTGCCCGAAACGCCTGACACCTGTCGCCGCTTCATTGACGCCATTCGCGCCCATCATCCAGCCGCGTGCGATCTGGTACGCGGCGCGGTTGTCCAGTCGTACCTTGATGCTTGCGAACGTGCCGCGCACAGTGGAACCTGGGAATCGCCCGCCGAAATCTGA
- the galE gene encoding UDP-glucose 4-epimerase GalE → MNVMVTGGAGYIGSHAVQRLLAEGHRVVVIDNLVRGHAEAIDALRHQAGARLRFEVLDVGDELAVEALLSEHEVSTVMHFAALAYVGESVDQPLWYYENNVSAAVRLLSACDRAGVARFVFSSSCATYGQPADDSIPITETCVQYPVSPYGQTKLMFEHVLRDWSAGRARSGTPIAVAMLRYFNVAGADRTGVLGEDHDPESHLIPVAIQGALGQREHLTIFGTDYPTPDGTCVRDYVHVEDLIDAHVRVMEALEPGDVRAYNVGIGRGHSVREVIASVERVTGRRLDVRAGERRAGDPASLYNDPRLIASDLGWKASITELDAIVDSAWQWFKRHPSGYKSR, encoded by the coding sequence ATGAATGTGATGGTGACGGGCGGCGCGGGATACATCGGTTCACACGCGGTGCAGCGTCTGCTCGCCGAGGGGCATCGTGTCGTCGTGATCGACAACCTCGTGCGCGGCCACGCCGAGGCCATCGACGCGCTGCGCCACCAGGCAGGTGCCCGCCTGCGCTTCGAGGTGCTCGATGTAGGCGATGAACTGGCTGTCGAAGCGCTGCTGTCTGAGCATGAAGTAAGCACGGTGATGCACTTTGCCGCACTGGCCTACGTCGGCGAGAGCGTCGATCAGCCGTTGTGGTATTACGAAAACAATGTGAGCGCGGCGGTGCGGCTGCTGAGTGCATGCGATCGTGCGGGGGTCGCGCGGTTCGTGTTCAGCTCGAGCTGCGCCACGTATGGGCAGCCTGCGGACGATTCGATCCCCATCACAGAAACCTGTGTTCAGTATCCGGTGAGTCCGTATGGCCAGACCAAACTCATGTTCGAGCATGTGCTGCGTGACTGGTCTGCGGGCCGTGCGCGCTCGGGTACGCCGATTGCGGTGGCCATGCTGCGCTACTTCAATGTCGCGGGGGCCGACCGCACGGGGGTTCTGGGTGAAGATCATGACCCGGAATCGCATTTGATCCCGGTCGCGATTCAGGGCGCGCTCGGGCAGCGAGAGCACCTGACGATCTTCGGCACCGACTATCCCACGCCCGACGGCACATGTGTGCGTGATTATGTGCATGTCGAGGATCTGATCGACGCCCATGTGCGTGTCATGGAGGCGCTCGAGCCCGGCGATGTGCGTGCCTACAACGTCGGCATCGGGCGCGGGCACTCGGTGCGCGAAGTCATCGCATCGGTCGAGCGCGTCACGGGCAGGCGGCTCGATGTGCGGGCAGGTGAACGCCGCGCGGGCGATCCTGCGTCGTTGTACAACGATCCGAGGCTTATTGCGTCGGACCTGGGGTGGAAAGCGTCGATCACGGAACTTGACGCGATTGTGGACTCGGCGTGGCAATGGTTCAAACGCCACCCGAGCGGATACAAGTCTCGCTGA